One segment of Uranotaenia lowii strain MFRU-FL unplaced genomic scaffold, ASM2978415v1 HiC_scaffold_19, whole genome shotgun sequence DNA contains the following:
- the LOC129759560 gene encoding steroid receptor seven-up isoform X1: protein MAINIFIAEAEEESEICTSVQRGRVPPSQPTGLPYGQYSIPNGDAVTGFNGHSYLSSYISLLLRAEPYPTSRYGQCMQTNNIMGIDNICELAARLLFSAVEWARNIPFFPDLQVTDQVALLRLVWSELFVLNASQCSMPLHVAPLLAAAGLHASPMAADRVVAFMDHIRIFQEQVEKLKALHVDSAEYSCLKAIVLFTTGKMLDYLFGDVHALLAKISSSLQTLQSESDLIHLVQMQMYHSSSQLSGSTNTTNNTSLSPNSSLNTTSSGNSSLNNLSGSSTNSLTVANGSSNTSVSLASPSITTSTEPAATVSSSSATPVNNNNDEKAANQNLSESGLLAASNVGALFGSSAQQQQHQTSKTPPLPASLFNFQATPNRSYHGTLDDFVNLASSSPYGVGSSPFAAAAAGFGTGGIFSPYANGSLSGASGPKYLSHGAGSSEFKFSPYSPWRR from the exons ATggctatcaatatttttattgctGAAGCCGAAGAGGAGAGTGAAATCTGTACAT CTGTGCAGCGAGGTCGCGTGCCGCCATCGCAACCGACCGGCCTCCCATACGGCCAGTACTCGATACCGAACGGCGACGCCGTCACCGGTTTCAACGGTCACTCGTATCTAAGTTCCTACATTTCGCTGCTGCTGCGGGCGGAACCGTACCCTACCTCCCGGTACGGCCAGTGCATGCAAACCAACAACATCATGGGCATCGACAACATCTGCGAGCTGGCCGCCCGGTTACTGTTTTCGGCGGTCGAGTGGGCCCGCAACATCCCCTTCTTTCCGGATCTCCAGGTGACCGACCAGGTCGCACTGCTGCGGCTAGTCTGGTCGGAACTGTTCGTACTCAACGCCTCCCAATGCTCAATGCCGCTGCACGTGGCGCCACTGCTAGCCGCCGCCGGACTACACGCATCCCCAATGGCCGCCGACCGAGTGGTCGCCTTCATGGATCACATCCGGATATTCCAGGAACAGGTGGAGAAGCTCAAGGCGTTACACGTCGACTCAGCCGAGTATTCCTGTCTGAAAGCAATAGTTCTGTTCACAACAGGTAAAATGCTGGACTATCTCTTCGGGGATGTTCACGCACTGCTCGCTAAAATCAGCTCATCACTCCAAACCCTGCAATCCGAATCCGACCTCATCCACCTGGTACAGATGCAAATGTACCACTCCTCCTCACAGCTATCCGGTAGCACTAACACCACTAACAACACTAGCCTTTCACCAAACAGTTCACTAAACACTACTAGCAGCGGAAACTCTTCGCTTAACAACCTGTCCGGGTCTTCGACGAATTCGCTAACGGTGGCAAACGGTTCCTCCAATACGTCGGTCTCACTAGCTTCCCCCTCGATTACCACCTCAACGGAACCCGCGGCCACCGTTAGCTCCAGTTCGGCGACCCCTGTAAATAACAACAACGACGAGAAAGCCGCAAACCAAAATTTGTCTGAAAGTGGTCTACTGGCGGCGTCCAACGTCGGAGCACTGTTCGGTAGCAGTGCTCAGCAACAGCAACACCAAACGTCCAAGACGCCTCCGCTACCGGCTTCGTTGTTCAACTTCCAAGCGACCCCGAATCGGTCCTACCACGGAACGTTGGATGACTTCGTAAATCTGGCCAGCAGTAGCCCGTACGGCGTCGGCAGTTCGCCTTTTGCAGCGGCTGCTGCCGGGTTTGGTACCGGAGGTATCTTCAGTCCCTATGCTAACGGTAGTCTGTCCGGGGCCAGTGGTCCCAAGTATCTTAGCCACGGTGCCGGTAGTTCCGAGTTCAAGTTCTCACCGTACAGCCCCTGGAGGCGGTAG